The following are encoded in a window of Castanea sativa cultivar Marrone di Chiusa Pesio chromosome 9, ASM4071231v1 genomic DNA:
- the LOC142609932 gene encoding protein RGF1 INDUCIBLE TRANSCRIPTION FACTOR 1-like, with the protein MDTMLVPPWLEPLLNTSFFSICRTHGDAARSECNMFCLDCNGDAFCFYCRSSRHKDHQVIQIRRSSYHDVVRVSEIQKVLDISGVQTYVINSARVLFLNERPQPKSGKGVSHICEICGRSLLDTFRFCSLGCKLVGIKRNGDTSFVLGAKNEEALMEREGIQRRLVSSRGEEELREGAQQDMYPSTPPPPPSNARRRKGIPHRAPFGS; encoded by the exons ATG GACACAATGTTGGTACCTCCATGGCTAGAGCCATTGCTAAACACTTCTTTCTTCTCAATATGCCGGACTCATGGAGATGCGGCTAGGAGTGAATGCAACATGTTTTGTTTAGACTGCAATGGCGatgctttttgcttttattgccGCTCTTCTAGGCACAAGGATCATCAAGTCATTCAG ATAAGGAGATCTTCATATCATGATGTGGTGAGGGTTTCAGAAATTCAGAAGGTATTGGACATAAGTGGAGTTCAGACCTATGTGATAAACAGTGCCAGAGTTTTGTTTCTCAATGAGAGGCCTCAGCCAAAATCTGGGAAAGGGGTTTCACACatttgtgaaatttgtgggaGGAGCCTTTTGGACACATTTCGTTTCTGTTCACTTGGTTGTAAG CTTGTAGGAATAAAGAGAAATGGGGACACAAGCTTTGTCTTAGGGGCTAAGAATGAAGAAGCATTAATGGAAAGGGAAGGTATACAAAGGAGATTAGTCTCAtcaagaggagaagaagaattgCGTGAAGGGGCACAACAAGACATGTACCCATCCACACCTCCTCCACCTCCTTCAAatgcaagaagaagaaaaggcatTCCTCATAGGGCTCCCTTTGGATCCTAA
- the LOC142610834 gene encoding serine carboxypeptidase-like 51, with the protein MENQYSLLYLSLLLSFSLLHEHIAYAAGTSDGSEHWGYVEVRPKAHMFWWLYRSPFRVEDPSKPWPTILWLQGGPGSSGVGFGNFLEIGPLDAKLNPRNSTWLRKADLLFVDNPVATGFSFVEDKTLVVKTDKEAAEDLTTLLKKLFNRNETLQKSPLYIFAESYGGKFAVTLGVSALKAIEAGTLKLQLGGVALGNSWISPEEFVFSWGPLLKDLSRIDSNTLKISNSLAHKIRRQIAKGKYKNATASYGRLQNIISKNSNNVDFYNFLLDSNNDPVTGNRGSKGKQVMGKYSEYLSTKKYSPSINEHDLPRLMNGPIKKKLKIIPKNVTWALQSMLVFRAMRGDYMRPRIKEVDHLLGKGVNVTIYNGQVDLICSTKGVEAWLKKLKWGGLKKFMSLDRIPLYCSGDNTTTKGFFRSYRNLYFYWILGAGHLVPVDQPCVSLEMVGNITRSPNYS; encoded by the exons ATGGAAAACCAGTACTCCCTTCTGtatctctctcttttgcttAGTTTCTCATTGCTTCATGAACATATTGCCTACGCTGCGGGAACCAGTGATGGGTCGGAGCACTGGGGATATGTTGAAGTTCGACCAA AGGCCCACATGTTTTGGTGGCTTTATAGAAGTCCATTTAGAGTTGAAGATCCATCCAAACCATGGCCAACAATTCTCTGGCTCCAAGGAGGACCT GGAAGCTCTGGGGTTGGTTTTggaaattttctagaaattggTCCACTGGATGCAAAATTGAATCCCCGGAATTCAACTTGGCTCCGAAAAGCTGATCTTCTTTTTGTG GATAATCCAGTGGCCACAGGCTTTAGTTTTGTGGAGGATAAGACCTTGGTGGTTAAAACTGATAAAGAGGCAGCTGAAGATTTAACTACCCTATTGAAGAAGCTTTTCAATAGAAATGAGACCCTCCAAAAAAGTCCTTTATACATATTTGCAGAGTCATATGGTGGAAAATTTGCTGTGACTCTTGGGGTATCAGCTCTAAAAGCAATTGAAGCAGGAACATTAAAGCTACAACTTGGTG GGGTGGCTTTGGGAAATAGCTGGATTTCTCCTGAAGAGTTTGTG TTCTCATGGGGACCCCTTTTGAAagacttgtcaagaattgacagcAACACATTGAAAATATCAAACAG TTTAGCTCATAAGATTCGGAGGCAGATAGCAAAAGGTAAGTATAAAAATGCAACAGCATCATATGGTCGCCTCCAGAACATTATTTCCAAAAACAGCAACAATGTG GATTTCTACAACTTCTTGTTGGATAGCAACAATGACCCAGTTACAGGGAATAGGGGATCCAAAggaaaacaagtgatgggcaaGTACTCAGAATATCTATCCACCAAAAAATATTCACCAAGTATTAATGAGCATGACCTTCCTAGATTGATGAATGGAcctattaaaaagaaattgaagattATTCCCAAAAATGTAAC aTGGGCTCTGCAGTCTATGTTGGTTTTCCGGGCCATGAGAGGTGATTACATGAGACCAAGAATCAAAGAG GTTGACCATCTCCTAGGTAAAGGTGTCAAtgtcaccatttataatggacag GTTGATCTAATTTGCTCAACCAAAGGAGTTGAAGCATGGCTTAAAAAACTCAA GTGGGGTGGCTTGAAAAAATTCATGAGCTTGGATCGTATTCCTTTATATTGCTCAGGAGACAATACTACAACAAAAGGGTTCTTTAGGTCTTACAgaaacttgtatttttattggattCTTGGGGCTGGTCACCTT GTTCCTGTTGATCAGCCTTGTGTTTCTTTAGAGATGGTGGGCAACATTACTCGATCACCAAATTACTCTTAA